A stretch of the Sinorhizobium alkalisoli genome encodes the following:
- a CDS encoding glycosyltransferase family 4 protein, translated as MSSNRKIAVVLKGYPRLSETFIAQELLGLERAGHELVLIALRRPTDLKRHPVHDEIRAAVHYLPEYLHDEPRRVLRALVRSVPKAGFWRALGPFLRDLLRDRTRNRFRRFGQALVLFAEWPGDAGWLHAHFIHTPASVTAYASLMAGVPWTCSAHAKDIWTSSDWELSEKLGRARWTVTCTRTGFEHLKGLTDAESRVHLSYHGLDLARFPVFAGDHSSRDGSDPDDPVRIVSVGRAVAKKGFDVLLKALSLLPPDLNWRFDHIGAGDLTRELRALAGELGLAERVSWNGALDQKDVLARYRESDVFALACRIAADGDRDGLPNVLVEASSQRLACVSTAVSGVPELLDDGENGLVVPPEDPRALSAALERLIRDPDLRRHLGAAAERRVRTEFDHHSSVRQLIGLFQEEWRKVP; from the coding sequence GTGTCCTCGAATCGAAAAATCGCTGTCGTCCTGAAGGGCTATCCGCGCCTTTCGGAAACATTCATCGCGCAGGAATTGCTTGGTCTCGAAAGGGCGGGACACGAGCTCGTGCTTATCGCGCTCCGCCGACCGACCGACCTGAAGCGCCACCCCGTCCATGACGAGATCCGCGCCGCCGTCCATTATCTGCCGGAATATTTGCACGATGAACCCCGTCGCGTGCTGCGGGCGCTTGTCAGGTCGGTGCCGAAAGCCGGTTTTTGGCGCGCGCTCGGGCCCTTCCTCCGCGACCTCCTGCGTGACAGGACGCGCAACCGCTTTCGCCGCTTCGGCCAGGCGCTGGTGCTCTTCGCAGAGTGGCCCGGAGACGCAGGCTGGCTGCACGCGCATTTCATCCACACGCCAGCATCGGTCACGGCCTATGCCAGCCTCATGGCCGGCGTTCCCTGGACCTGTTCGGCGCATGCGAAGGACATCTGGACGTCTTCCGACTGGGAGCTTTCCGAGAAGCTGGGGCGCGCTCGCTGGACCGTGACCTGCACCAGGACAGGTTTCGAGCATCTCAAGGGCCTCACGGATGCCGAATCGCGTGTGCACCTGAGCTATCATGGCCTCGATCTCGCCCGCTTTCCGGTGTTTGCGGGTGATCATTCGAGCCGCGACGGCTCGGACCCGGACGATCCCGTTCGGATCGTCAGCGTCGGCCGGGCGGTCGCAAAGAAGGGATTCGACGTTCTCTTGAAGGCGCTGTCGCTGCTGCCCCCCGACCTCAATTGGCGATTCGACCACATCGGTGCCGGTGATCTGACGAGGGAACTTCGCGCACTCGCCGGCGAGCTTGGCCTAGCCGAACGGGTGAGCTGGAACGGCGCGCTCGATCAGAAGGACGTCCTTGCCCGTTACCGCGAAAGCGATGTCTTCGCACTCGCCTGCCGGATTGCCGCGGATGGTGACCGCGACGGTCTGCCGAACGTCCTGGTCGAGGCGTCGAGCCAGAGGCTCGCCTGTGTCTCGACCGCTGTCTCCGGCGTGCCGGAATTGCTCGATGATGGGGAAAACGGTCTCGTGGTGCCGCCCGAAGACCCTCGCGCGCTTTCCGCGGCGCTCGAGCGCCTGATCCGCGACCCCGATCTTAGGCGGCACCTCGGGGCGGCCGCGGAAAGGCGCGTGCGCACCGAATTCGATCATCACTCGAGCGTCCGCCAATTGATCGGGCTTTTCCAAGAAGAATGGAGAAAGGTTCCTTGA
- a CDS encoding glycosyltransferase family protein, giving the protein MTRRFEDARILMYSHDTFGLGHLRRCRAIAHALVEDYSGLQILIISGATIAGAFDYRARVDFVKIPSVIKLRNGEYTSLDRHIELHETLKMRQSIIRSTAETFKPDIFIVDKEPMGLRGEVEDTLTYLKAHGTRLVLGLRDVMDAPHLLEVEWKRRDTMRKIEQFYDAIWVYGPPDFYDPLVGLDVPMAVRDRMNFVGFLQRGVPRDNMPSHRPEGDYILVTTGGGGDGADLIHDVIHAYQQDPELTYNALVVLGPYMPAKKRNKLTRKGSSIPFIRMIEFDNRMEELVAGAKGVVSMGGYNTYCEILSFDKPALIVPRLVPREEQLIRAQRASALGLVDMLLPQESEDPLRFAAAIKALPHRAPPSRSAHGLRLEGLMHISDIVGDWLDHRSQQHLSIVKQTS; this is encoded by the coding sequence ATGACACGGCGTTTCGAAGATGCCCGAATCCTGATGTACAGCCATGATACCTTCGGCCTCGGTCACCTCAGGCGCTGTCGTGCGATTGCGCATGCGCTGGTCGAGGACTATAGCGGTCTGCAGATTCTCATCATTTCCGGCGCGACGATCGCCGGCGCGTTCGACTATCGCGCCCGCGTCGATTTCGTGAAGATCCCGAGCGTCATCAAGCTTCGAAACGGCGAATACACCTCGCTCGACCGGCACATCGAGTTGCACGAGACGCTGAAGATGCGCCAGTCGATCATTCGCTCCACGGCGGAGACCTTCAAGCCGGACATCTTCATCGTCGACAAGGAGCCGATGGGCCTGCGCGGCGAGGTAGAGGACACCTTGACATATTTGAAGGCGCACGGAACCCGGCTGGTCCTCGGTCTGCGCGACGTCATGGACGCGCCACACCTGCTTGAGGTCGAGTGGAAACGCCGCGACACGATGCGTAAGATCGAGCAGTTCTACGATGCCATCTGGGTTTATGGCCCGCCGGACTTCTATGATCCGTTGGTGGGACTGGATGTGCCCATGGCCGTTCGCGACCGGATGAACTTCGTCGGCTTCCTGCAAAGAGGCGTTCCGCGCGACAATATGCCGAGCCACAGGCCGGAGGGGGATTACATCCTCGTGACGACCGGCGGCGGCGGCGACGGCGCCGATCTGATCCATGATGTCATCCATGCCTATCAGCAGGATCCCGAACTGACCTACAATGCGCTTGTCGTCCTCGGACCCTACATGCCTGCCAAGAAGCGCAACAAGCTGACCCGCAAGGGCAGCAGCATACCCTTCATCAGGATGATCGAGTTCGACAATCGCATGGAGGAACTGGTCGCCGGCGCCAAAGGCGTCGTGTCGATGGGCGGATATAATACCTATTGCGAGATCCTTTCCTTCGACAAGCCAGCGCTGATCGTGCCGCGACTGGTACCGCGTGAGGAGCAGTTGATCCGGGCGCAGCGTGCCTCCGCCCTCGGCCTCGTCGACATGCTGCTGCCGCAGGAGTCCGAAGATCCGTTGCGCTTCGCCGCCGCCATCAAGGCCCTGCCGCATCGCGCACCGCCGTCCCGCAGCGCCCACGGGCTGAGGCTGGAGGGCCTTATGCACATTTCCGACATCGTCGGAGATTGGCTCGACCACCGGTCGCAACAGCACTTGAGCATCGTAAAGCAGACAAGCTGA
- a CDS encoding ABC transporter permease yields the protein MTSPIPAPGEPLPHYVSTAPFDPYSVEEMTEEQVRVNQASQLRLMWWKFKRHRLALASGIFLAVLYGMILICEFLAPYNLHTRNVDFIYAPPQQIHLFHEGEFVGPFVYGRTMTLDMDTLKRNYADNPADVEPVRFFCRGDSYRFWGLFESNVHLFCPAEGGQLFLLGTDRLGRDVLSRIIYGARISLTIGLLGITVSFVLGIIIGGLAGYHGGVFDLVVQRLIEVLQSIPSIPLWLALAAIMPATWSPILIYLGITVILGLLDWTGLARAVRSKLLALREEDYVLAAQLMGARSSRIIGRHLVPGFMSHLIATATISIPGMILGETALSFLGLGLRPPITSWGILLTEARSVSVIAFYPWLLLPTIPVILVILAFNFLGDGLRDAADPYK from the coding sequence GTGACGTCCCCCATTCCGGCGCCCGGCGAGCCCCTGCCGCATTACGTTTCGACCGCTCCCTTCGATCCCTATTCGGTCGAGGAGATGACGGAGGAGCAAGTCCGCGTCAACCAGGCATCGCAGTTGCGCCTGATGTGGTGGAAATTCAAGCGTCACAGGCTGGCGCTTGCGTCCGGCATTTTCCTTGCGGTCCTCTACGGAATGATCCTCATCTGCGAGTTCCTGGCGCCCTACAATCTGCATACGCGCAATGTCGATTTCATCTATGCGCCGCCGCAGCAGATCCATCTTTTCCATGAGGGCGAATTCGTCGGCCCCTTCGTCTATGGCCGGACCATGACGCTCGACATGGACACGCTGAAGCGAAACTATGCGGACAACCCTGCCGACGTGGAGCCGGTGCGTTTCTTCTGTCGCGGCGACAGCTATCGCTTCTGGGGTCTCTTCGAAAGCAATGTGCATCTCTTCTGTCCGGCAGAAGGTGGTCAGCTCTTTCTCCTCGGCACGGACAGGCTTGGTCGCGACGTGCTGTCGCGCATCATCTATGGCGCGCGGATTTCGCTCACGATCGGTCTCCTCGGCATCACCGTCAGCTTCGTCCTGGGTATCATCATCGGCGGACTGGCCGGCTATCACGGTGGGGTCTTCGACCTCGTCGTCCAGCGGCTGATCGAGGTCCTGCAATCGATACCGAGCATTCCCCTGTGGCTGGCGCTCGCGGCGATCATGCCCGCAACATGGAGCCCGATCCTGATCTATCTCGGCATCACCGTGATCCTCGGGCTGCTCGACTGGACCGGGCTTGCGCGCGCCGTGCGGTCGAAGCTGCTTGCTTTGAGAGAAGAAGATTATGTCCTTGCCGCGCAGCTGATGGGAGCAAGAAGCAGCCGTATCATCGGGCGCCATCTCGTGCCGGGCTTCATGTCCCATTTGATCGCCACGGCCACCATCTCGATCCCCGGCATGATCCTCGGCGAAACCGCGCTGAGCTTCCTTGGTCTCGGTCTCCGGCCGCCGATCACGAGCTGGGGCATCCTCCTGACGGAGGCAAGAAGCGTCAGCGTCATTGCCTTCTACCCATGGCTGCTGTTACCGACCATACCTGTTATTCTTGTGATATTGGCGTTCAACTTCCTGGGAGACGGGTTGCGCGACGCCGCCGATCCCTACAAATAG
- a CDS encoding ABC transporter permease yields the protein MLRYILWRIAVMVPTLIIISALVFAIIELPPGDYFESYIAELRAQGEGVDMEQIEALRREYGFDKPAVLRYVYWVGGMLQGDFGYSFEYQLPVSEVVGDRLWLTILVSFLTIVFTWIIAFPIGIYAATHQYSWGDYGLSLVGLIGIAVPNFMLALILMYFANIWFGTSIGHLMDQKYFAEPMSWEKAKSILEHIWIPVVIIGAAGTAGMIRRLRANLLDELQKQYVVTARAKGLSPTKTLLKYPLRMALNFFISDIGSILPAIISGAEITAIVLSLETTGPMLVKALQSQDMYLAGSFLMFLAFLTVIGVLISDLALAVLDPRIRLQGRSTK from the coding sequence ATGCTTCGCTACATCCTCTGGCGTATCGCTGTCATGGTGCCGACCCTCATCATCATTTCCGCGCTCGTCTTCGCGATCATAGAGCTGCCGCCGGGCGACTATTTCGAAAGCTACATTGCCGAACTGCGCGCCCAGGGCGAGGGTGTCGACATGGAGCAGATAGAGGCGCTGCGCAGAGAGTACGGCTTCGACAAGCCGGCAGTGTTGCGTTACGTTTACTGGGTCGGGGGCATGCTGCAGGGCGACTTCGGCTATTCCTTCGAATACCAGCTGCCGGTGAGCGAGGTCGTCGGCGACCGGTTGTGGCTGACGATTCTCGTCTCCTTCCTCACGATCGTGTTTACCTGGATCATCGCCTTTCCGATCGGCATCTATGCCGCGACGCATCAATATAGCTGGGGCGATTACGGCCTGTCGCTGGTCGGGCTCATCGGCATCGCAGTCCCGAACTTCATGCTGGCGCTGATCCTCATGTATTTCGCCAACATCTGGTTCGGCACCTCGATCGGCCATCTCATGGACCAGAAATATTTCGCGGAGCCGATGAGCTGGGAGAAGGCGAAATCGATCCTCGAACACATCTGGATTCCGGTTGTCATTATCGGCGCCGCCGGTACGGCCGGCATGATCCGGCGGCTGAGAGCCAACCTGCTTGACGAGCTTCAAAAGCAATATGTCGTCACGGCGAGGGCCAAGGGGCTTTCGCCGACGAAGACGCTGCTCAAATATCCACTGCGCATGGCGCTCAATTTCTTCATCTCCGACATCGGCTCGATCCTGCCGGCCATCATCTCCGGTGCGGAAATCACGGCGATCGTGCTCTCGCTCGAGACCACCGGCCCGATGCTGGTCAAGGCGCTGCAGAGCCAGGACATGTATCTGGCCGGTTCGTTTCTGATGTTCCTCGCCTTCCTCACCGTCATCGGCGTGCTGATTTCCGATCTGGCGCTGGCCGTCCTCGATCCGAGAATTCGCTTGCAAGGCAGGAGCACCAAGTGA
- a CDS encoding ABC transporter substrate-binding protein has translation MITRRTALGMLASTALPRSLLGATRELDALAPLVAEGKVPPLNERLPKIPRVIKVAAMGREPGRHGGRLRMLIGSAKDIRLMTIYGYARLVGYDENLDLHPDVLEGYETEEDRIFTFRLREGHKWSDGTPLTAEDFRYCWEDVLLNEKLSPAGLPTALVIDGEAGKFETLDERTLRYSWSVPNPDFLQKLAAPQPLVIAVPSAYLKQFHEKYQDEEKLKAILRQERLKKWSQLHMRMARSYRPENPDLPTLDPWRNTTPLPAEQFIFERNPYFHRVDENGLQLPYIDRFVLSVSSSALIPAKAGTGESDLQATGIDFVDYTFLKDAEKRYPVKVKLWKKTQGSRLALLPNLNCADPVWRPLLRDVRVRRALSLAIDRREINMAMFYGLTKESADTVLPESPLFAPEFASAWIAHDPDRANALLDEAGLVERDSDGIRFLPDGRRAQIVVETPGESTLDTDVLQLVADYWHKVGISLFIRASQRDTFRSRAVGGEIIMSLWFGIDNGVPTADMNPGQLAPTADDQLQWPVWGLNYMSHGEMGEAPDMPSVVELLKLLKRWRLSSDAAEREEIWKEMLSIYTDQVFSIGLVNASLQPILVTEKLRNFPDEGLYGFDPTSYFGVYKTDTFWLEEGN, from the coding sequence GTGATCACGCGAAGAACCGCGCTCGGCATGCTCGCCTCGACGGCGTTGCCGAGATCGCTGCTCGGCGCCACGCGCGAGCTCGACGCTCTGGCGCCGCTCGTCGCTGAAGGCAAGGTGCCGCCGCTGAATGAACGACTGCCGAAGATCCCGCGGGTAATCAAGGTCGCTGCGATGGGACGGGAACCGGGCCGCCATGGCGGCAGGCTCCGTATGCTGATCGGCAGCGCTAAGGATATTCGCCTAATGACGATCTACGGCTATGCCCGGCTGGTCGGCTACGATGAGAATCTCGACCTTCACCCCGATGTTCTCGAGGGCTATGAGACGGAAGAGGATCGCATCTTCACCTTCCGCCTGCGTGAAGGTCACAAATGGTCGGACGGCACGCCGCTGACGGCGGAGGACTTCCGCTATTGCTGGGAGGATGTGCTGCTTAACGAGAAATTGTCGCCGGCTGGCCTGCCAACGGCACTGGTCATCGATGGGGAGGCTGGGAAGTTCGAAACCCTAGACGAGCGCACCCTGCGCTATTCCTGGTCGGTGCCCAACCCGGATTTCCTCCAGAAGCTTGCCGCGCCGCAGCCACTGGTCATTGCCGTGCCGTCCGCCTACCTCAAGCAGTTCCACGAGAAGTACCAGGACGAGGAAAAGCTGAAGGCGATCCTCAGGCAGGAGCGCCTGAAGAAGTGGAGCCAATTGCATATGCGCATGGCGCGCTCCTATCGCCCTGAAAATCCGGATCTTCCAACGCTCGATCCCTGGCGCAACACCACGCCGCTGCCGGCCGAACAGTTCATCTTCGAGCGCAACCCGTATTTCCATCGCGTCGACGAAAACGGCCTGCAATTGCCCTATATCGACCGGTTCGTGCTCAGTGTCAGCTCGTCCGCGCTCATTCCGGCAAAGGCCGGCACGGGTGAGAGCGACCTGCAGGCGACCGGCATCGACTTTGTCGACTACACTTTCCTCAAGGATGCTGAGAAGCGTTATCCGGTGAAGGTCAAGCTGTGGAAAAAGACGCAAGGTTCGCGCCTTGCGTTGCTTCCGAATCTCAACTGCGCAGATCCGGTCTGGCGGCCGTTGCTGAGAGACGTGCGCGTCCGCCGGGCCCTGTCGCTGGCGATCGACAGGCGCGAAATCAACATGGCGATGTTCTACGGCCTGACGAAGGAAAGCGCCGATACCGTCCTGCCGGAGAGCCCGCTCTTCGCGCCTGAATTCGCCAGTGCCTGGATCGCTCACGATCCGGATCGCGCCAATGCGCTGCTTGACGAGGCCGGTCTCGTCGAACGCGACAGCGACGGCATCCGTTTCCTGCCCGACGGGCGCAGGGCGCAAATCGTCGTGGAAACGCCCGGCGAAAGCACGCTCGATACGGATGTGCTCCAGCTTGTCGCCGACTATTGGCACAAGGTTGGCATATCGCTCTTCATCCGTGCCTCGCAGCGCGATACCTTCCGCAGCCGCGCCGTCGGCGGCGAGATCATCATGTCGCTGTGGTTCGGCATCGACAACGGCGTGCCGACGGCAGACATGAATCCCGGCCAGCTCGCGCCGACTGCGGATGACCAGTTGCAATGGCCGGTCTGGGGGCTCAACTACATGTCCCACGGCGAGATGGGTGAGGCGCCCGATATGCCGTCGGTCGTCGAGCTTCTCAAGCTTCTCAAGCGCTGGAGGCTTTCCTCCGACGCTGCCGAGCGGGAAGAGATATGGAAGGAGATGCTCTCCATCTACACGGACCAGGTCTTCTCGATAGGACTGGTCAACGCATCGCTACAGCCGATCCTCGTCACGGAGAAACTGCGCAACTTCCCGGATGAGGGGCTCTATGGCTTCGATCCGACGAGCTATTTCGGCGTCTACAAGACCGATACGTTCTGGCTGGAAGAGGGCAACTGA
- a CDS encoding ABC transporter ATP-binding protein, which yields MSLGADLLRVEGLRITFSVLGGEVHAVRGANFRILPGKVTALVGESGSGKSAISQAIMGILPSVAKVSGRVLFSDPKAVGKPVDLLALEPDGREIHEIRGARISKIFQEPMTSLSPLHTVGNQISEVLTIHTDADKAERRQRTEQLLGYVGFAYPKRAYDMYPFELSGGMRQRAMIAMALICRPALLIADEPTTALDVTVQAQILQLLRELQAKMNMAMLLITHDLGVVANMADEVVVIYHGEIVEAGPVDAIFRNPQHPYLKGLMAAVPHFDMKPGERLKALREVPVKADTLIGSQQAKRAAGPDVLVSVRDLSKTFTTRSSGWFGGDDGSRHRAVDNVSFDIRRGECLGLVGESGCGKTTVSKILMRAVTPDSGSVAFDDGDGPVDVLKLQGADLKAMRTKIQMVFQDPVSSLSPRLTIKNILSEPLEIHGRGTPRSRVETVRSLLQAVGLDQRFINRYPHSFSGGQRQRIGIARALALLPQLLICDEPVSALDVSVQAQILNLLKDLQKELGLTMLFISHNLAVVDYMADRIAVMCAGRIVELAPREVLMRDPVHPYTKSLLAAVPYPDLDRKLDFESLQASGGSDQRQWGAQFVGGGERDALVPADLGGGHFVLARKSVDARELRR from the coding sequence ATGAGCTTGGGAGCGGACCTGCTGCGAGTTGAGGGTCTGCGGATCACGTTTTCGGTTCTTGGGGGCGAAGTGCATGCGGTCCGGGGGGCCAACTTCAGGATTTTGCCGGGCAAGGTGACCGCGCTCGTCGGTGAGTCCGGCTCGGGAAAATCGGCGATCAGCCAGGCGATCATGGGCATTCTGCCGAGCGTGGCCAAGGTCAGCGGGCGGGTCCTGTTCAGTGACCCGAAGGCGGTTGGAAAGCCTGTCGACCTTCTGGCGCTGGAGCCCGATGGACGCGAGATCCACGAGATTCGCGGTGCGCGCATCAGCAAGATCTTTCAGGAGCCGATGACGTCGCTGTCGCCGCTCCATACGGTCGGAAACCAAATTTCCGAAGTGCTGACGATTCATACGGATGCGGACAAGGCCGAGCGGCGGCAGCGGACCGAGCAGCTTCTGGGATATGTTGGATTTGCCTATCCGAAGCGAGCATACGACATGTACCCGTTCGAGCTTTCCGGTGGAATGCGGCAGCGCGCGATGATCGCGATGGCACTGATCTGTCGGCCGGCGCTGCTGATTGCCGACGAGCCGACAACCGCTCTCGATGTCACGGTGCAGGCTCAGATTCTCCAGCTCCTGCGTGAGCTCCAGGCCAAGATGAACATGGCAATGCTGCTGATCACGCATGATCTCGGCGTCGTCGCCAACATGGCCGATGAGGTCGTGGTAATCTATCATGGGGAAATCGTCGAGGCCGGCCCGGTCGATGCGATCTTTCGCAATCCCCAGCACCCTTATCTGAAGGGGCTGATGGCCGCCGTGCCGCATTTCGACATGAAGCCCGGCGAACGGTTGAAGGCGCTTCGCGAAGTGCCGGTCAAGGCGGACACGCTGATCGGCAGCCAGCAGGCGAAACGAGCGGCCGGACCGGATGTCCTCGTGTCGGTGCGCGATCTTTCGAAGACGTTCACGACCCGCAGTTCCGGCTGGTTTGGTGGCGACGACGGTTCGCGTCACCGGGCGGTCGACAATGTCAGCTTCGATATTCGCCGCGGCGAATGCCTGGGTCTGGTCGGCGAAAGTGGCTGCGGCAAAACGACGGTCAGCAAGATTCTTATGCGAGCCGTGACTCCGGATAGCGGCTCTGTCGCCTTCGACGACGGTGACGGGCCGGTGGATGTCCTGAAGCTCCAAGGGGCGGACCTCAAGGCGATGCGCACGAAGATCCAGATGGTCTTCCAGGATCCCGTGTCGTCGCTCTCTCCGCGCCTGACGATCAAGAACATCTTGAGCGAACCGCTTGAAATTCACGGCCGGGGTACGCCGCGGTCGCGGGTCGAAACCGTGCGCTCCCTGCTACAGGCGGTCGGCCTCGACCAGCGTTTCATCAACCGGTACCCGCACAGTTTCTCCGGCGGCCAAAGGCAGCGCATCGGCATTGCGCGAGCATTGGCTCTCCTGCCGCAGCTGCTGATCTGCGACGAGCCCGTTTCGGCACTCGATGTGTCGGTGCAGGCGCAGATCCTCAACCTCCTGAAGGATCTGCAGAAGGAGCTCGGCTTGACGATGCTGTTCATCTCGCACAACCTCGCCGTCGTCGACTACATGGCGGACCGCATTGCCGTCATGTGCGCCGGCCGCATCGTGGAACTGGCGCCGCGCGAGGTGCTGATGCGCGACCCCGTCCACCCCTATACGAAATCGCTGCTGGCGGCCGTGCCCTATCCGGACCTCGACCGCAAGCTCGACTTCGAGTCGCTCCAGGCGAGCGGCGGTTCGGATCAGCGGCAATGGGGCGCACAGTTCGTCGGCGGCGGCGAGAGGGATGCGCTGGTTCCCGCCGATCTCGGCGGCGGTCATTTCGTGCTCGCCCGGAAATCGGTGGATGCAAGGGAGTTACGACGGTGA
- a CDS encoding polysaccharide lyase: protein MLRVVLLAAIFILPGVAGAQSSQPPTERKLVDGFDGKDFAPEGGLYYRENFEQSAGSVEFQSLVKRTGTGGLKLSVVPHCPSLNDGCSERAEIWEKTELRVPYDEGVWYGFAVKFDDPIPNGDHRYLIAQWKREIDPGADGDFSPFLALRMDLGKLFATVETNYLPPASTGPDNVPARCGAGETPVWLRPDVNQMRILVAADSNWEPEDGSLFNSCTTAVRVTNHGNPLPHPDSGWIDFAVYTKPGPDGTGHIELYANGKPIVTVKGHIGHADKGLGENQYFKFGPYRAADTTDWTLYYDDFRRSPFCTDVLTNGTCPF from the coding sequence ATGCTTCGCGTCGTTTTGCTGGCTGCCATTTTCATTCTGCCCGGCGTTGCGGGTGCTCAATCGTCGCAGCCGCCGACGGAGCGCAAGCTCGTCGACGGCTTCGACGGCAAGGATTTCGCCCCGGAGGGCGGCCTTTATTACCGTGAGAACTTCGAACAAAGTGCTGGATCGGTCGAGTTTCAAAGCCTCGTCAAAAGAACGGGCACTGGGGGCCTGAAGCTCAGCGTGGTACCCCATTGCCCAAGCCTGAACGACGGGTGCAGCGAGCGGGCGGAAATCTGGGAAAAGACAGAGCTGCGCGTGCCTTACGACGAGGGCGTCTGGTACGGCTTCGCGGTAAAGTTCGACGATCCCATCCCGAACGGCGATCACCGCTACCTCATCGCGCAGTGGAAACGCGAGATCGACCCCGGTGCGGATGGCGATTTCAGTCCCTTCCTTGCGCTGCGCATGGATCTCGGCAAGCTTTTCGCGACCGTAGAGACGAATTACCTGCCGCCGGCTTCGACCGGGCCCGACAATGTCCCCGCACGCTGCGGCGCCGGCGAGACGCCCGTTTGGCTCCGCCCTGACGTTAACCAGATGCGCATTCTGGTTGCGGCAGACAGCAATTGGGAGCCGGAAGACGGCAGCCTCTTCAATTCCTGCACGACGGCCGTGAGGGTTACCAATCATGGCAACCCGCTGCCCCATCCCGACTCCGGCTGGATCGATTTCGCCGTCTACACCAAACCTGGCCCCGACGGTACCGGCCACATTGAGCTCTATGCCAATGGTAAGCCGATCGTGACGGTGAAAGGCCATATCGGTCATGCGGACAAGGGTCTTGGTGAAAACCAGTATTTCAAATTCGGTCCCTATCGCGCTGCCGATACCACCGACTGGACGCTCTACTACGACGATTTCCGTCGCTCGCCATTTTGCACCGACGTGTTGACGAACGGCACTTGCCCCTTTTAG
- a CDS encoding adenylate/guanylate cyclase domain-containing protein, giving the protein MSQSDGNVSEILLDKVADWLMRTSLSDETLETIVRGFCERLAAAGLPLMRVHLSFSMLHPLYDALGFTWWRGRGIEVTGLRHEELARNPQRFLESPYYYLLSNNLDHVRRRIDPSEPSEFPIFDELKEQGATDYIAFMQPLGAESEHGMVGSWTTDRHGGFSDDVIAALLRLQNHLAIAAKVAVLGKLADNMLTTYLGANAGRRVMSGQVRRGDGETVRAALVMADMRDSTMLAEKEGRQAYIETLNGFFDAIATPFNRNGGQILSFVGDGFIAVYPCGRHREPSELASREAFAAVGAASARMAALNAERKKLGRDPIGFGIGLHVGNVMFGNVGLRDRLTFSVFGSAVNEVQRLQSLTKKYGHSVVASEAFVNYCGGDWLTLGEETLRGVRQKFTVLYPRDTALAAIVDENAERAVEDGLSEAEHVMLLYRNKKQVSGPRGLIDKMLQ; this is encoded by the coding sequence ATGAGCCAATCCGATGGCAATGTTTCCGAAATCCTCCTGGACAAGGTTGCGGATTGGCTCATGCGCACTTCGCTTAGCGACGAAACGCTGGAGACGATCGTGCGCGGCTTCTGCGAAAGGCTCGCGGCGGCGGGCCTGCCGCTGATGCGCGTCCATCTGTCTTTCTCGATGCTGCACCCGCTCTATGACGCACTCGGCTTTACCTGGTGGCGCGGCAGGGGCATCGAGGTGACCGGATTGCGCCACGAGGAATTGGCACGCAATCCGCAGCGCTTCCTGGAGAGCCCCTATTATTACCTGCTCAGCAACAATCTCGACCATGTGAGACGGCGCATCGACCCGTCTGAACCGTCGGAGTTTCCGATTTTTGACGAGTTGAAGGAGCAGGGCGCAACCGACTATATCGCGTTCATGCAGCCGCTCGGCGCAGAATCCGAGCATGGCATGGTCGGCTCGTGGACGACGGATCGCCACGGCGGCTTCAGCGATGACGTCATCGCGGCCTTGTTGCGGCTCCAGAACCACTTGGCGATCGCCGCAAAGGTCGCCGTGCTCGGCAAGCTCGCCGACAATATGCTGACGACCTATCTTGGCGCCAATGCCGGACGGCGAGTCATGAGCGGACAGGTTCGGCGCGGCGATGGCGAGACGGTTCGCGCTGCCCTGGTGATGGCGGACATGCGCGATTCCACCATGTTGGCGGAGAAGGAGGGGCGGCAGGCCTATATCGAAACGCTGAATGGCTTCTTCGACGCTATCGCCACGCCGTTCAATCGCAACGGCGGTCAAATCCTGAGCTTTGTCGGCGACGGCTTCATCGCCGTCTATCCCTGCGGCAGGCACCGGGAGCCGTCGGAACTGGCCAGCCGAGAGGCTTTCGCGGCCGTCGGCGCAGCGAGCGCGCGCATGGCCGCCCTCAATGCCGAGCGGAAAAAACTTGGCCGCGATCCGATCGGCTTTGGCATCGGTCTGCATGTGGGCAATGTCATGTTCGGCAATGTGGGGCTTCGGGACCGGTTGACGTTCTCAGTCTTCGGCTCCGCAGTGAACGAGGTGCAGCGGCTGCAGAGCCTGACGAAGAAATATGGCCACAGCGTTGTCGCCAGCGAAGCCTTCGTCAACTACTGCGGGGGCGACTGGCTGACCCTTGGCGAGGAGACCTTGCGCGGGGTGCGCCAGAAGTTCACCGTGCTTTACCCGCGCGATACTGCCCTTGCCGCGATCGTGGACGAGAATGCAGAGCGCGCGGTTGAGGATGGACTCTCCGAAGCCGAGCATGTCATGTTGCTCTATCGTAACAAGAAACAGGTGTCGGGGCCGCGCGGTCTGATCGACAAGATGCTTCAATGA